In a single window of the Podarcis raffonei isolate rPodRaf1 chromosome 14, rPodRaf1.pri, whole genome shotgun sequence genome:
- the ZNF609 gene encoding zinc finger protein 609 isoform X3 codes for MESPVSTPAVLPLHLLVPVVNSDISSPCEQIMVRTRSVGVNTCDVALATEPECLGPCEPGTSVNLEGIVWQETEDGMLVVNVTWRNKTYVGTLLDCTQHDWAPPRFCDSPTSDLEMRNGRGRGKRMRPNSNPPMNESTAASDSKGTSNSSKTRAGANSKGRRGSQNSSEHRLPPSGTTEDVKASPSSVTKRKSKPLSDMEVNSSSEDSKGSKRVRTNSMGSAATPMAAAAAAAAAVATTTVKVEPTILDRNCPSPILIDCPHPNCSKKYKHINGLKYHQAHAHTDDDSKPEADGDSEYGEESSLPADLGSCNGASGSQKGSVSPARSTTPKVRLMEPHSPSPSSKFNPKAACKKKLGGEGDPDSGALSNDGSEDGPLVADETSNDGFDSVEKRSSDKEKAKKPVSVKPEKISSKSIKSARPIAPAIPPQIYTFQTATFTATSPGSSTGLTTTVVQAMPNSPQLKPIQPKPTVMGEPFTVSPALTPAKDKKKKDKKKKESKEIESPLTPGKVCRAEEGKSPFRGEPSDLGTKGESLLNGSSDPHQSRLASIKAEADKIYSFTDNAPSPSIGGASRLDSAAPTQPMTPLHVVTQNGAEASSVKTNSPAYSDISDAGEDGEGKLESMKAKDPEQLAKEGAKKALFPSQPQNKDSPYYQGFEAYYSPGYAQSSPGSINPNSQATIDSQALKLKKDEEPPSPEVKVKNEVCEEKKADLGPSSQQPSVIQQRSNMYMQSLYYNQYAYVPPYGYSEQGYHAHLLSTNPTYRQQYEDQQKQRQSLEQQQRGIDKKVELGLKEREVALKEEWKQKPSLPPTLTKAPSLTDLVKSGLSKTKEQGGDVAKSVIIPKLENSSKLQGQTVEGLKGKLSESHLGKETESKAGLDCGRQAEVDPVLWYSQEAEPRMWTYVYPAKYSDIKTEDERWKEERDRKLKEERSRSKEPVAKEDGKESTSSDCKVPSSEESRLVAKEARPSTHVPVSSPLSQHQSYIPYMHGYSYSQSYDPNHPSYRGMPTVMMQNYPGSYLPSSYSFSPYGSKSSGSEESEKSRASPSIGCKSSSESKALDILQQHASHYKSKSPTIGDKASQERCGVGGSSAGCSGVGGASGAERSVDRPRSSPSQRLMSTHHHHHHLGYSLLPAQYNLPYATGLSSTAIVASQQGSAPSLYPPPRR; via the exons ATGGAGTCTCCAGTGTCCACCCCTGCAGTGCTACCATTGCATCTTCTTGTTCCTGTTGTCAACAGTGATATCTCATCACCATGTGAGCAGATAATGGTACGCACTCGCTCTGTAGGGGTGAACACATGCGATGTGGCTCTTGCTACGGAGCCAGAGTGCTTGGGCCCCTGTGAACCTGGCACCAGTGTCAATCTGGAGGGCATCGTATGGCAGGAGACAGAAGACG GTATGCTGGTGGTGAATGTCACCTGGAGGAATAAGACTTATGTGGGGACGCTACTGGATTGCACGCAGCATGATTGGGCACCACCCAG GTTCTGTGATTCTCCCACCAGTGACCTGGAGATGCGAAATGGTCGAGGGAGAGGCAAGCGCATGAGACCCAACAGTAACCCTCCCATGAATGAGAGCACAGCAGCCTCTGATAGTAAAGGGacaagtaacagcagcaagactcGGGCAGGGGCCAACAGCAAGGGACGCAGAGGCAGCCAAAACTCCTCAGAGCACCGCCTCCCACCCAGCGGCACAACTGAGGATGTCAAGGCCAGCCCTTCGTCAGTGACCAAGCGGAAGAGCAAGCCCCTTTCTGACATGGAAGTGAATTCAAGTTCTGAGGACTCCAAGGGGAGCAAGCGTGTTCGCACAAACTCCATGGGTTCAGCTGCTACACCAATggctgcagcggcagcagctgctgcagcagttgCCACAACAACCGTCAAGGTAGAACCCACCATTCTTGATAGGAACTGCCCCTCCCCCATTCTCATTGATTGTCCCCACCCCAACTGTAGCAAAAAGTATAAGCACATCAATGGACTCAAATATCACCAGGCTCATGCACACACAGATGATGACAGCAAACCCGAAGCTGATGGGGATAGTGAGTATGGGGAGGAGTCATCTCTTCCAGCTGACCTGGGCAGCTGTAACGGTGCTTCTGGTAGCCAGAAAGGCTCAGTCTCCCCGGCTCGATCAACTACCCCCAAAGTACGGCTGATGGAACCGCACAGTCCCTCACCATCAAGCAAGTTCAACCCCAAGGCTGCTTGCAAAAAGAAGCTTGGTGGCGAAGGAGACCCTGACTCTGGTGCTCTGTCCAATGATGGCTCTGAGGATGGCCCTCTGGTAGCTGATGAGACAAGCAATGATGGCTTTGACTCAGTGGAGAAGAGGAGCAGTGACAAGGAAAAAGCTAAAAAGCCTGTCAGTGTCAAGCCTGAGAAGATATCATCAAAGAGCATCAAGTCTGCTCGACCCATAGCCCCAGCCATCCCACCACAAATCTACACCTTCCAAACAGCTACATTCACGGCTACCAGCCCTGGCTCCTCCACTGGCCTCACCACCACAGTGGTTCAAGCCATGCCCAACAGTCCCCAGCTGAAACCTATTCAACCCAAGCCAACTGTAATGGGAGAGCCTTTCACGGTCAGTCCAGCACTTACTCCTGCCAAggacaagaagaagaaggataagaagaagaaagagtccaAGGAAATAGAGAGCCCCTTGACTCCTGGGAAAGTGTGTCGAGCTGAGGAAGGCAAGAGCCCCTTCCGGGGAGAGCCCAGTGACCTTGGGACAAAAGGGGAGAGTCTCCTGAATGGCTCATCTGACCCCCACCAGAGCCGCCTTGCCAGCATCAAGGCTGAGGCAGATAAAATTTACAGCTTCACTGATAATGCCCCAAGTCCATCCATTGGGGGTGCCAGCCGACTTGATAGTGCAGCACCCACGCAACCCATGACTCCGCTTCATGTTGTTACTCAAAATGGTGCTGAAGCTAGCTCTGTGAAAACGAACAGCCCAGCCTATTCTGACATCTCAGATGCAGGGGAGGATGGTGAAGGCAAGCTGGAGAGCATGAAGGCAAAGGACCCTGAGCAGCTTGCCAAGGAGGGGGCCAAAAAGGCCCTCTTTCCCTCGCAACCTCAAAACAAGGACTCTCCCTATTATCAAGGATTTGAGGCTTATTACTCTCCAGGTTATGCACAGTCAAGTCCTGGTTCCATTAATCCCAACAGCCAAGCCACCATAGACAGTCAGGCCCTGAAACTGAAGAAAGATGAGGAACCACCAAGCCCAGAGGTAAAAGTGAAGAACGAGGTTTGTGAGGAGAAGAAGGCAGACCTGGGCCCTTCCAGCCAGCAGCCGTCTGTCATCCAGCAGAGGTCCAATATGTACATGCAGTCTCTTTACTATAACCAGTATGCCTACGTGCCTCCTTATGGCTATAGTGAACAAGGCTACCATGCCCATCTGCTCAGCACTAACCCCACCTACCGTCAGCAGTACGAAGACCAGCAAAAGCAGCGCCAGagtctggagcagcagcagcgtggGATTGACAAGAAAGTAGAGCTGGggctaaaagagagagaggtggcacTCAAGGAGGAATGGAAGCAGAAGCCGTCTCTACCTCCCACACTGACCAAAGCACCCAGCCTGACTGACCTGGTCAAATCTGGACTGAGCAAGACCAAGGAGCAGGGGGGTGATGTAGCCAAGTCAGTCATAATTCCCAAGTTGGAGAATTCCTCAAAGCTCCAAGGCCAAACTGTAGAAGGCCTGAAGGGGAAGTTAAGTGAAAGCCATCTGGGGAAAGAGACAGAGTCAAAGGCAGGTTTGGACTGTGGACGGCAGGCTGAGGTGGACCCAGTACTCTGGTACTCACAG GAAGCTGAGCCTCGCATGTGGACTTACGTTTACCCTGCTAAATACTCTGACATCAAGACGGAGGATGAGCGGTGGAAGGAAGAAAGGGATCGAAAGTTAAAGGAAGAGAGGAGCCGCAGCAAAGAGCCCGTTGctaaggaagatggaaaggagagCACAAGCTCCGACTGCAAAGTGCCCTCCAGCGAGGAATCACGCTTAGTGGCGAAGGAAGCCAGACCCAGCACCCATGTCCCAGTGTCTTCACCCCTCAGCCAGCATCAGTCCTACATCCCTTACATGCACGGCTACTCCTACAGCCAGTCATACGATCCCAACCATCCCAGTTACCGCGGCATGCCCACTGTTATGATGCAGAACTACCCAG GCTCATACCTGCCCTCCAGCTACTCATTCTCCCCATACGGCAGCAAATCCTCTGGGAGTGAAGAGAGCGAGAAATCCCGAGCCAGCCCCAGCATTGGCTGTAAATCCAGTTCTGAATCCAAGGCCCTAGACATCTTGCAACAGCACGCCAGCCACTACAAGAGCAAGTCCCCAACG ATAGGCGACAAGGCCTCTCAGGAGCgctgtggggtgggaggaagcagtGCAGGCTGCAGCGGTGTAGGGGGCGCCAGTGGTGCTGAGAGAAGCGTTGACCGGCCTCGCTCCTCTCCTTCACAGCGTCTGATGTCcacacatcatcatcaccatcatctgggCTATTCATTGTTGCCGGCCCAGTACAACCTGCCCTATGCAACAG GTCTCTCATCTACAGCCATTGTTGCCAGTCAGCAAGGCTCTGCTCCTTCCCTATATCCCCCGCCCCGGAGGTGA
- the OAZ2 gene encoding LOW QUALITY PROTEIN: ornithine decarboxylase antizyme 2 (The sequence of the model RefSeq protein was modified relative to this genomic sequence to represent the inferred CDS: deleted 1 base in 1 codon), giving the protein MINTQDSSILPLSNCPQLQCCRHIVPGPLWCSDAPHPLSKIPGGRGVGRDPSLSALIYKDEKLTVNQDLPVHDGKPHIVHFQYKVTEVKVSSWDAVLSNQSLFVEIPDGVLADGSKEGLLALLEFAEEKMKASYVFICFRKSREDRAALLKTFSFLGFEIVRPGHPCVPSRPDVLFMVYPLDQVSSDDD; this is encoded by the exons tagTATTTTGCCTTTGAGTAACTGCCCCCAACTACAGTGCTGCAGGCACATTGTCCCAGGGCCTCTGTGGTGCTCC GATGCCCCTCACCCACTGTCGAAGATCCCCGGTGGGCGAGGGGTTGGCAGGGATCCTTCTCTCTCAGCTTTGATATATAAG GATGAGAAGCTCACTGTTAACCAAGATCTTCCAGTGCACGATGGGAAACCACACATTGTCCACTTCCAGTACAAAGTTACGGAAGTAAAGGTCTCCTCTTGGGATGCAGTGCTATCCAATCAGAGTCTTTTTGTGGAAATCCCTGATGGTGTATTAGCTGATGGGAGTAAAGAAGG ATTATTAGCACTGTTGGAATTTGCTGAAGAAAAAATGAAAGCAAGTTATGTCTTTATTTGCTTCCGAAAAAGCAGAGAAGACAGAG CTGCATTACTGAAGACATTCAGTTTTTTGGGCTTTGAAATTGTGAGGCCTGGCCATCCCTGTGTCCCATCACGACCAGATGTGTTGTTCATGGTATACCCCCTGGATCAGGTCTCTTCTGATGATGATTAG